In one window of Musa acuminata AAA Group cultivar baxijiao chromosome BXJ3-2, Cavendish_Baxijiao_AAA, whole genome shotgun sequence DNA:
- the LOC135631911 gene encoding enhancer of polycomb-like protein 1 isoform X1 gives MSRLSFRPRPLDIHKKLPIVKSVKEFDDDEAPATAASTRNSHLLRIATENEVHQTPSKASSQEIPTPQFSVVDTYERDYTPTFTPTASYIRGRGARAEIGEFVEYDLDNEDDGWLEEFNYEGKTLTPEKFETILFKLEVMDHKARERAGVITPTFGSPIPVLLQFDAAEEALQPLCVRYPVFQSVYNYWKLKREQWQKPILRRLQPPPPVNDTNPYNVFRPREKAHRLHTRRMQRRENSVQSFEKLRQVRRNLDQAKRMLDSLIQREEKKRDIVECEVKIQRIQMKYKHEAHLVEDGIAIPSFRHVTCKFTSSEEDYVDSDDTINGDPIAVPATLHPRYADFKLIAVPTVRMKRELKRRPLSNGWTQKRDPDEPVMLFTKSLDPDKLAAAGIVPPVLSAENESVVSPYRFCGRIGRGGRIIFDRWNSLFQDPDAQERSHYPALNPRPLPPNG, from the exons ATGAGTAGGCTTTCATTCAGGCCTCGGCCCCTTGACATTCACAAGAAGCTCCCCATTGTCAAATCCGTTAAAGAATTTGATGATGACGAGGCGCCTGCCACAGCCGCTTCAACCCGCAACTCACACCTGCTCCGAATTGCAACTGAGAATGAG GTGCATCAAACTCCAAGCAAGGCAAGTTCTCAAGAAATTCCTACTCCGCAGTTCAGTGTTGTGGACACATATGAAAGAGATTATACCCCTACCTTCACACCAACTGCATCATATATACGTGGAAGAGGAG CTCGGGCTGAGATTGGTGAATTTGTTGAATATGACCTGGATAATGAGGATGATGGTTGGCTTGAAGAGTTCAACTATGAAGGGAAGACTCTTACACCTGAAAA GTTTGAGACCATTTTGTTCAAGCTGGAGGTTATGGATCATAAAGCTCGAGAACGAGCAGGAGTCATAACACCTACTTTTGGATCACCTATTCCTGTTCTTTTACAATTTGATGCAGCAGAAGAG GCTTTGCAACCCCTATGTGTACGATATCCAGTTTTCCAATCTGTATATAACTATTGGAAATTAAAG AGAGAACAGTGGCAAAAACCTATCTTGCGACGCCTGCAG CCGCCTCCACCAGTTAATGATACAAATCCCTATAATGTATTCAGACCGAGAGAAAAGGCACACCGTCTTCACACAAGAAGG ATGCAAAGGAGGGAAAACAGTGTTCAGTCATTTGAAAAACTTCGACAG GTCAGGCGTAACTTGGACCAGGCAAAGAGAATGCTTGATTCTTTGATTCAG AGGGAAGAGAAGAAGCGGGATATTGTTGAGTGCGAGGTCAAAATCCAGAGAATTCAGATGAAGTATAAG CATGAGGCTCATCTCGTTGAAGATGGAATTGCAATCCCAAGTTTCCGACATGTTACATGCAAATTTACATCAAGTGAGGAGGATTATGTTGATTCAGATGACACGATTAATGGTGATCCAATTGCTGTCCCTGCCACGCTCCATCCAAGGTATGCAGATTTCAAGCTAATTGCAGTCCCAACAGTACGAATGAAACGAGAATTGAAACGGAGACCTTTGTCAAATGGGTGGACGCAAAAGAGG GATCCAGATGAACCTGTCATGTTATTTACAAAATCTCTGGATCCAGACAAGCTTGCCGCTGCAGGCATTGTGCCACCTGTTTTATCTGCAGAGAATGAGTCAGTTGTATCACCATACCGATTCTGTGGTCGGATTGGTCGAGGAGGGCGCATCATATTCGACCGATGGAATTCTCTTTTCCAAGATCCGGATGCTCAGGAGAGGTCACACTATCCAGCATTAAATCCAAGGCCTCTTCCACCGAATGGTTGA
- the LOC135631911 gene encoding enhancer of polycomb-like protein 1 isoform X2, with protein MSRLSFRPRPLDIHKKLPIVKSVKEFDDDEAPATAASTRNSHLLRIATENEVHQTPSKASSQEIPTPQFSVVDTYERDYTPTFTPTASYIRGRGARAEIGEFVEYDLDNEDDGWLEEFNYEGKTLTPEKFETILFKLEVMDHKARERAGVITPTFGSPIPVLLQFDAAEEALQPLCVRYPVFQSVYNYWKLKREQWQKPILRRLQPPPPVNDTNPYNVFRPREKAHRLHTRRMQRRENSVQSFEKLRQVRRNLDQAKRMLDSLIQREEKKRDIVECEVKIQRIQMKYKHEAHLVEDGIAIPSFRHVTCKFTSSEEDYVDSDDTINGDPIAVPATLHPRIQMNLSCYLQNLWIQTSLPLQALCHLFYLQRMSQLYHHTDSVVGLVEEGASYSTDGILFSKIRMLRRGHTIQH; from the exons ATGAGTAGGCTTTCATTCAGGCCTCGGCCCCTTGACATTCACAAGAAGCTCCCCATTGTCAAATCCGTTAAAGAATTTGATGATGACGAGGCGCCTGCCACAGCCGCTTCAACCCGCAACTCACACCTGCTCCGAATTGCAACTGAGAATGAG GTGCATCAAACTCCAAGCAAGGCAAGTTCTCAAGAAATTCCTACTCCGCAGTTCAGTGTTGTGGACACATATGAAAGAGATTATACCCCTACCTTCACACCAACTGCATCATATATACGTGGAAGAGGAG CTCGGGCTGAGATTGGTGAATTTGTTGAATATGACCTGGATAATGAGGATGATGGTTGGCTTGAAGAGTTCAACTATGAAGGGAAGACTCTTACACCTGAAAA GTTTGAGACCATTTTGTTCAAGCTGGAGGTTATGGATCATAAAGCTCGAGAACGAGCAGGAGTCATAACACCTACTTTTGGATCACCTATTCCTGTTCTTTTACAATTTGATGCAGCAGAAGAG GCTTTGCAACCCCTATGTGTACGATATCCAGTTTTCCAATCTGTATATAACTATTGGAAATTAAAG AGAGAACAGTGGCAAAAACCTATCTTGCGACGCCTGCAG CCGCCTCCACCAGTTAATGATACAAATCCCTATAATGTATTCAGACCGAGAGAAAAGGCACACCGTCTTCACACAAGAAGG ATGCAAAGGAGGGAAAACAGTGTTCAGTCATTTGAAAAACTTCGACAG GTCAGGCGTAACTTGGACCAGGCAAAGAGAATGCTTGATTCTTTGATTCAG AGGGAAGAGAAGAAGCGGGATATTGTTGAGTGCGAGGTCAAAATCCAGAGAATTCAGATGAAGTATAAG CATGAGGCTCATCTCGTTGAAGATGGAATTGCAATCCCAAGTTTCCGACATGTTACATGCAAATTTACATCAAGTGAGGAGGATTATGTTGATTCAGATGACACGATTAATGGTGATCCAATTGCTGTCCCTGCCACGCTCCATCCAAG GATCCAGATGAACCTGTCATGTTATTTACAAAATCTCTGGATCCAGACAAGCTTGCCGCTGCAGGCATTGTGCCACCTGTTTTATCTGCAGAGAATGAGTCAGTTGTATCACCATACCGATTCTGTGGTCGGATTGGTCGAGGAGGGCGCATCATATTCGACCGATGGAATTCTCTTTTCCAAGATCCGGATGCTCAGGAGAGGTCACACTATCCAGCATTAA